A DNA window from Leptolyngbya sp. KIOST-1 contains the following coding sequences:
- a CDS encoding ABC transporter substrate-binding protein, with translation MRLRSYARFSLFALLGLMMSWLVACGSGQPTANTPTDGSQEVEFWTMQLQPDFTDYFNGLIAEYEAQNPGTTVRWVDVPWADMQSKILTAVTAGTAPDVVNLNPDFAAQLASRNAWLPLDDKVPAEARQVYLPNIWEANTLNGQSFGIPWYLTTNVTLHNQDLLAAAGVEPPTTYAELAEVARQVKDATGKYAYFTTFVPEDSADVLQSFVQMGVELVDDQGQAAFDTDAGRAVFQYWSDLYQQQLLPQEVLTQGHRRAIDLYQAGEVALLSTGAEFFPTIEANAPSIAGVTGSGPQITGDTGKTNVAVMNLVIPASTDVPDAAIDFALYVTNDANQLAFAKAANVLPSTAGALEDSYFAAAGTKGVEQARSVSAEQMNQAEVLIPAMDGVKELQAIIYDNLQAAMLGQKTVEQAVSDAAASWNAR, from the coding sequence ATGAGACTACGCTCCTACGCCCGATTTAGTTTGTTTGCCCTATTGGGTTTGATGATGAGCTGGTTGGTGGCCTGCGGAAGCGGGCAGCCCACGGCCAACACCCCGACCGATGGCAGCCAGGAGGTTGAATTCTGGACGATGCAGCTCCAGCCCGACTTTACCGACTACTTCAACGGACTGATTGCCGAATACGAAGCCCAAAACCCTGGCACCACCGTGCGCTGGGTGGATGTGCCCTGGGCCGACATGCAGAGCAAAATTCTCACCGCCGTCACCGCTGGTACCGCCCCCGACGTGGTCAACCTCAACCCCGACTTTGCCGCCCAGCTGGCCAGCCGCAACGCCTGGCTACCCCTGGATGACAAGGTGCCCGCCGAGGCCAGGCAGGTCTACCTGCCCAACATCTGGGAGGCCAACACCCTCAACGGTCAGAGTTTTGGCATTCCCTGGTACCTGACTACCAACGTCACCCTGCACAACCAGGACCTGCTGGCCGCCGCTGGGGTCGAGCCGCCCACCACCTACGCCGAGCTGGCCGAGGTGGCCCGCCAGGTAAAAGACGCCACCGGCAAGTACGCCTACTTCACCACCTTTGTGCCCGAAGACTCCGCCGACGTGCTGCAGTCCTTTGTGCAGATGGGGGTCGAGCTGGTAGACGACCAGGGCCAGGCCGCCTTCGACACCGACGCCGGTCGCGCCGTCTTTCAGTACTGGAGTGACCTCTACCAGCAACAGCTGCTGCCCCAGGAGGTGCTGACCCAGGGCCACCGCCGCGCCATTGATCTCTACCAGGCGGGCGAAGTGGCACTGCTTTCCACGGGGGCAGAATTCTTTCCCACCATTGAGGCCAACGCCCCCAGCATTGCCGGTGTCACCGGCAGCGGCCCCCAGATTACCGGCGACACCGGCAAGACCAACGTGGCGGTGATGAATCTGGTGATTCCAGCCAGTACCGACGTGCCTGACGCAGCGATCGACTTTGCCCTCTACGTCACCAACGACGCCAACCAGCTGGCCTTCGCCAAGGCGGCCAACGTGTTGCCCTCGACCGCCGGGGCGCTGGAGGATAGCTACTTTGCCGCTGCGGGCACCAAAGGGGTAGAACAGGCGCGATCGGTCAGCGCCGAACAGATGAACCAGGCTGAGGTGCTGATTCCAGCGATGGATGGGGTGAAGGAATTGCAGGCAATTATTTACGACAATCTGCAAGCGGCAATGCTGGGCCAAAAAACGGTCGAACAAGCCGTCAGCGATGCGGCAGCCTCCTGGAACGCTCGGTAG
- the purT gene encoding formate-dependent phosphoribosylglycinamide formyltransferase has product MTAPLLPLGTPLKVDAQTLLLLGSGELGREVALEAVRLGLEVVAVDRYDQAPAMAVAHRRHVIDMLDGAALRQVVEQEQPGLIVPEVEAIATDTLVALEAEGWRVIPTARATQLTMNREGIRRLAAEELGLKTSPFRFASTEAEYWAAIAAIGLPCVVKPIMSSSGKGQSTVRQESEVLAAWTYAREAGRGKGDRVIVEGFVPFDTEITLLTVRAADGTHFCPPIGHRQEAGDYRESWQPCALHPDTLAACQAMARAVTDALGGWGLFGVELFIAGPPDQPQTVYFSEVSPRPHDTGMVTMVSQHQSEFELHVRAIAGLPIGEISLVQPGASAVILAPGQSDNPRYSGLDEALKVPTSKVRLFGKPVAHPNRRMGVALALGDTVEEAKARAIACSSAVQVML; this is encoded by the coding sequence ATGACTGCTCCCCTGCTGCCCCTGGGCACCCCTCTGAAGGTCGATGCCCAAACCCTGCTACTGCTGGGGTCGGGCGAACTGGGCCGGGAGGTGGCCCTGGAGGCCGTGCGACTGGGGTTGGAGGTGGTGGCCGTCGATCGCTACGACCAGGCTCCGGCCATGGCAGTGGCCCATCGCCGCCACGTAATCGACATGCTGGATGGCGCGGCCCTGCGGCAGGTGGTAGAGCAGGAGCAGCCGGGGCTGATTGTGCCGGAGGTGGAAGCGATCGCCACCGATACCCTAGTTGCCCTCGAAGCCGAAGGCTGGCGGGTCATCCCCACCGCGCGGGCCACCCAGCTAACGATGAACCGCGAGGGCATTCGACGGCTGGCGGCGGAAGAGCTGGGCCTCAAGACCTCGCCCTTTCGCTTCGCCAGTACCGAGGCGGAGTATTGGGCGGCGATCGCGGCCATCGGCCTGCCCTGCGTAGTGAAGCCGATCATGAGTTCCTCGGGCAAGGGCCAGAGCACCGTGCGCCAGGAATCTGAGGTGCTGGCTGCCTGGACCTACGCCAGGGAGGCGGGCCGGGGCAAGGGCGATCGCGTCATTGTCGAGGGCTTTGTGCCCTTTGACACCGAGATTACCCTGCTGACCGTGCGGGCGGCGGATGGCACCCACTTCTGCCCCCCCATCGGCCACCGCCAGGAGGCGGGGGACTACCGCGAGTCGTGGCAGCCCTGTGCCCTCCACCCCGATACCCTGGCCGCCTGCCAGGCGATGGCCAGAGCGGTCACCGATGCCCTGGGGGGCTGGGGGCTGTTTGGCGTGGAACTGTTCATCGCTGGGCCCCCCGACCAGCCCCAGACCGTCTACTTTAGCGAGGTCAGCCCCCGCCCCCACGACACCGGCATGGTAACCATGGTGAGCCAGCACCAGTCAGAGTTTGAGCTGCATGTGCGGGCGATCGCGGGCCTGCCCATCGGTGAGATTTCCCTGGTGCAGCCGGGGGCCTCGGCGGTGATTTTAGCCCCTGGCCAGAGCGACAACCCCCGCTACTCGGGCCTGGACGAGGCGCTGAAGGTGCCGACCAGCAAGGTGCGGCTGTTTGGTAAACCCGTCGCCCACCCCAACCGCCGCATGGGCGTGGCTCTGGCCCTGGGCGATACAGTGGAGGAGGCCAAAGCGCGGGCGATCGCCTGTTCCAGCGCCGTGCAGGTCATGCTGTAG
- the pilM gene encoding type IV pilus assembly protein PilM, with product MDSLKAIFSRKPRGVGIELTPEKVNLARLKKQGTSLKLDALASVELAEGIYEEGQILDTAAMADAIQTVLAESKLKVKQATTAIPGRAITRVIPVPAELDDEELREMVLNQEASLYLPFPREEADVDYQKLGYFVDEDGIEKVQVLLVAVRKDLTDPYIEVFQQAGLVLNVLETSSFALIRTIREQLRQFTPQEAAAVVDIEFENTEISIVVDGVPHFSRTVPIGTFQIQSALSRAMNLPPSRNTELLQGMTVPIQTMDTVGAPQMGNTNPGTTAMLRVLGELSDELRRSIDFYLNQGEDMEVAQLLLAGPGASIGQLDEFLAQRLSLPASQIDPISALALDVAEDIPESQRAGLATVIGLGLREV from the coding sequence GTGGATAGTCTCAAAGCTATTTTTAGTCGCAAACCTCGGGGGGTTGGAATTGAGTTGACCCCCGAGAAAGTCAATTTGGCCCGGCTGAAAAAGCAGGGAACCTCGCTTAAGTTAGATGCACTGGCTTCGGTTGAACTGGCCGAAGGAATCTACGAAGAGGGGCAAATTCTAGACACAGCCGCTATGGCCGACGCCATTCAAACGGTGCTGGCGGAAAGCAAGCTCAAGGTCAAGCAGGCCACCACTGCCATTCCGGGGCGGGCAATTACCCGCGTGATTCCGGTGCCCGCCGAGCTCGACGATGAGGAGCTGCGGGAAATGGTGCTCAATCAGGAGGCCAGTCTCTACCTGCCTTTCCCCCGCGAAGAGGCCGATGTGGACTACCAGAAGCTGGGCTACTTTGTGGACGAAGACGGCATCGAGAAGGTGCAGGTGCTGCTGGTGGCGGTGCGCAAAGACCTGACCGACCCCTATATAGAAGTGTTTCAGCAGGCGGGGCTGGTGCTCAACGTGCTGGAAACCTCCAGCTTTGCGCTGATTCGCACCATTCGGGAGCAGCTGCGGCAGTTCACCCCCCAGGAAGCTGCTGCGGTGGTGGATATCGAGTTTGAAAATACTGAGATCTCAATCGTGGTCGATGGGGTGCCGCATTTTTCGCGCACCGTCCCCATCGGCACGTTTCAGATCCAAAGCGCCCTCAGCCGCGCCATGAACCTGCCCCCCTCGCGCAACACCGAGTTGCTCCAGGGTATGACGGTGCCGATTCAAACCATGGACACCGTGGGTGCGCCCCAGATGGGCAACACCAACCCCGGCACGACCGCTATGCTGCGGGTACTGGGCGAGCTTTCGGACGAATTGCGCCGCTCCATCGACTTTTACCTGAACCAGGGGGAGGACATGGAGGTGGCCCAGCTGTTGCTGGCGGGGCCAGGGGCTTCGATTGGCCAACTCGATGAGTTTCTGGCCCAGCGGCTGAGCCTGCCCGCCAGCCAGATTGACCCCATTTCGGCGCTGGCGCTGGATGTCGCTGAAGACATTCCCGAAAGTCAGCGGGCTGGGTTGGCGACGGTGATTGGCCTTGGCCTGCGGGAGGTATAG
- a CDS encoding PilN domain-containing protein, translated as MYGLDINFLKDREVRVFEAKPRARAGRATVVGDRRPLYIGLAAALVPLALVGGFWAVTRGQVNQLQARSAELDAESAALQSQLQEISGIQQQIDLVRAENNAFVTVFNDIVPWSALLQDIRTRTPARVQIVSLSQTAGTSLEVDPNVVPPAAGGISIGGVSCAYDAINDFALVLQRSPLLQSQTVAITQAQQQPTLLDPQTQGRCPGAAVDDPDFLIDYTIGANITNTPASQLIDELERQGTVGLVTRLRALREQGVIE; from the coding sequence ATGTACGGTCTGGATATCAATTTCCTCAAGGACCGCGAAGTTCGGGTCTTTGAAGCCAAGCCTCGAGCCAGAGCGGGCCGAGCAACGGTGGTCGGCGATCGCCGACCCCTCTACATTGGCCTGGCGGCGGCGCTGGTTCCCCTGGCGCTGGTGGGCGGCTTCTGGGCCGTCACCCGGGGGCAGGTCAATCAGCTCCAGGCCCGCAGTGCTGAGCTCGATGCCGAAAGCGCTGCACTGCAAAGCCAGCTCCAGGAAATTAGCGGCATTCAGCAGCAGATTGACCTGGTGCGGGCCGAAAACAATGCTTTCGTGACCGTGTTCAATGACATCGTGCCCTGGTCGGCGCTGCTCCAGGACATTCGCACCCGAACTCCGGCCAGGGTGCAAATCGTCAGCCTCAGTCAGACCGCCGGCACCTCCCTGGAGGTCGATCCCAATGTGGTGCCACCCGCTGCCGGGGGCATTTCGATTGGGGGAGTGTCCTGCGCCTACGACGCCATCAACGACTTTGCCCTGGTGCTGCAGCGATCGCCCCTGCTACAGTCCCAGACCGTAGCGATTACCCAGGCCCAGCAGCAGCCTACCCTGCTCGACCCCCAAACCCAGGGGCGCTGTCCTGGGGCTGCGGTGGACGACCCCGACTTTTTGATCGACTACACCATCGGTGCCAACATCACCAATACTCCGGCCTCTCAGCTGATCGATGAGCTAGAGCGCCAGGGTACGGTCGGTTTAGTAACCCGTCTTCGGGCCCTGAGAGAACAAGGAGTGATCGAATGA